The following proteins come from a genomic window of Chryseobacterium glaciei:
- a CDS encoding cbb3-type cytochrome c oxidase N-terminal domain-containing protein encodes MKTRTPISIYIAATIGLTIMAFEMFAQDSGYFSSPFFWALILITTILLLIMNSVGDLVENERFSRLSEDERKEYLNEKNIPYYQKLWNSAFKKQSATEEKDILIDHGFDGITELDNSLPKWWIGLFWFGCIFCAVYLFAFAFTDYAHPEAELNKETKTMLASITEYEKTAPQISLETAKYSADNIAEGEQLFKTNCVTCHGDGAKGGIGPNLTDTHWINIKEKSLFKNVFWMLENGSPNNPTMRPFIKEGTITGRDAEKIAAYVYHINQETTPITEAQGGAAPQGEEVKWENNNE; translated from the coding sequence ATGAAAACGAGAACCCCAATTTCAATATATATTGCTGCAACAATTGGTTTAACGATCATGGCATTCGAAATGTTTGCACAGGATTCAGGATATTTTTCTTCACCTTTTTTCTGGGCATTGATATTGATTACGACTATTTTACTTCTCATTATGAATTCTGTTGGAGATTTGGTTGAAAATGAAAGATTCAGCAGGTTATCAGAAGATGAGAGAAAAGAATATTTAAACGAAAAGAATATACCTTATTATCAAAAACTTTGGAATTCAGCCTTTAAAAAACAATCTGCAACCGAGGAAAAAGATATTCTGATCGATCATGGCTTCGATGGAATCACAGAACTTGATAATTCTTTACCCAAATGGTGGATCGGTTTATTTTGGTTCGGATGTATTTTCTGCGCAGTCTATTTATTTGCTTTTGCTTTTACAGATTACGCCCATCCTGAAGCTGAATTAAACAAAGAAACCAAAACCATGTTGGCATCAATCACAGAATATGAAAAAACGGCTCCACAGATCAGTCTGGAAACCGCAAAATACAGCGCAGACAACATTGCAGAAGGTGAACAATTATTTAAAACAAATTGCGTTACCTGCCACGGAGATGGCGCAAAAGGAGGAATCGGCCCGAATCTTACCGATACGCACTGGATCAACATTAAAGAAAAAAGTTTATTTAAAAATGTATTCTGGATGCTTGAAAATGGATCTCCAAATAATCCAACCATGAGACCTTTTATCAAAGAAGGAACCATCACAGGAAGAGATGCCGAAAAAATTGCAGCGTATGTTTATCATATCAATCAGGAAACAACGCCTATTACCGAAGCTCAGGGAGGTGCCGCACCGCAGGGAGAAGAAGTAAAATGGGAAAATAACAACGAATAA
- the ccoN gene encoding cytochrome-c oxidase, cbb3-type subunit I — protein METQRFNYDNNIVRAFLYATIVFGLVGFLLGLTAALMLFYPELPEFLFGTDDTTIKSLASGNIQGLINTQGAMGFGRIRMLHTSAVIFAFVCNSFFCGAYYSMQRLLKTRMYSDTLSWLHFWSWQIMIVSVVITFLMGINTSKEYAEHEWPIDILIAFSWIIFGINMFGTIAKRRVRHLYVAIWFYIATWIAVAMLHIFNNLEVPLSFTSWKSYSVYAGVKDALVQWWYGHNAVAFVLTTPVLGLMYYFMPKAADRPVFSYKLSIIHFWSLIFVYLWAGPHHLQYTALPAWAQAVGTGFSIMLIAPSWGGMLNGLLTLRGAWDKVRENPILKFFVVAVTCYGMATFEGPLLATKSLNKIGHYTDWVIGHVHLGALGWNGFMAFGVIYYLIPVMWRTQLWSKKLANWHFWLGTLGIIFYAVPMYISGFTQGLMWKQFNPDGTLLYKNWLDTVTAIIPYFKMRFVGGLLYLSGAILMVVNVIKTIKAGSFQKNVPAEAPALANIGSSRKEGEGAHLWLERTPKLLSILAFVVISIGGLIEIVPTLSLKQSVPEITAVKPYSPLELEGRDLYIREGCNSCHSQMVRPFRDEVMRFDGKNGQYSKAGEFVYDRPFLWGSKRTGPDLHREGERNPDSWHFKHMYNPRITSAGSIMPRFPWLITNKLDRSQMVDKMKLMKNSFDVPYTKAEIDSAGKWADNQSKAIVKRIYSEATDVRDQVEKDKVAKGTSFVPLEQREIIAMIAYLQRLGTDIKTTEIKTASIK, from the coding sequence ATGGAGACGCAAAGATTTAATTATGACAATAATATTGTCAGAGCATTCTTGTATGCTACTATTGTATTTGGTTTGGTCGGATTTTTACTCGGTCTTACGGCTGCTTTAATGCTTTTCTACCCAGAATTACCTGAATTTTTATTTGGAACAGATGATACTACGATTAAAAGTTTAGCATCCGGAAATATTCAAGGGTTGATTAATACTCAGGGTGCAATGGGATTTGGAAGAATCAGAATGCTTCATACAAGTGCCGTGATCTTTGCATTTGTCTGTAATTCATTCTTTTGCGGAGCTTACTATAGTATGCAGAGACTATTAAAAACAAGAATGTACAGCGATACATTATCCTGGTTGCATTTCTGGTCTTGGCAAATAATGATCGTCAGCGTTGTGATCACTTTCTTAATGGGAATTAATACCTCTAAAGAATACGCAGAACACGAATGGCCGATCGATATTTTAATCGCATTCTCATGGATCATCTTCGGAATCAATATGTTTGGAACAATTGCAAAAAGAAGAGTAAGACATTTGTATGTTGCCATTTGGTTTTACATCGCAACTTGGATTGCTGTGGCAATGCTTCATATATTTAATAATCTTGAAGTTCCGTTATCATTCACAAGCTGGAAATCATATTCTGTCTATGCAGGAGTAAAAGATGCTTTGGTTCAATGGTGGTATGGTCACAATGCGGTTGCATTCGTATTAACGACTCCGGTTTTAGGTTTGATGTATTATTTTATGCCTAAAGCTGCTGACAGACCTGTCTTTTCATATAAACTTTCCATTATTCACTTTTGGTCTTTGATTTTCGTTTATCTGTGGGCAGGTCCGCACCACCTTCAATATACCGCTTTACCAGCTTGGGCTCAGGCTGTGGGAACAGGTTTCTCCATCATGCTGATCGCTCCATCTTGGGGAGGAATGCTGAACGGACTTTTAACCTTAAGAGGTGCGTGGGATAAAGTAAGAGAAAATCCTATTCTTAAATTCTTTGTCGTAGCCGTTACCTGTTATGGGATGGCAACCTTTGAAGGTCCACTTTTAGCAACAAAATCTTTAAATAAAATTGGTCATTACACAGACTGGGTTATTGGTCACGTTCACTTAGGAGCACTTGGATGGAATGGTTTCATGGCTTTCGGAGTTATCTATTATTTGATTCCTGTGATGTGGAGAACCCAACTTTGGTCTAAAAAATTAGCAAACTGGCATTTCTGGCTGGGTACTTTAGGAATTATCTTTTATGCCGTACCCATGTATATCTCAGGATTTACGCAAGGATTAATGTGGAAACAATTCAATCCGGACGGAACTTTACTCTATAAAAACTGGTTAGATACCGTAACTGCAATTATTCCTTACTTTAAAATGAGGTTTGTAGGAGGACTGCTTTATCTTTCAGGGGCAATCTTAATGGTTGTGAATGTTATTAAAACTATCAAAGCCGGATCATTCCAAAAAAATGTACCTGCAGAAGCACCTGCTTTAGCTAATATCGGAAGCAGCAGAAAAGAAGGCGAAGGCGCACACCTTTGGCTGGAAAGAACACCAAAATTATTATCCATACTAGCTTTTGTAGTGATTTCAATTGGAGGATTGATAGAGATTGTCCCTACCCTATCTCTTAAACAAAGCGTTCCTGAAATTACAGCCGTGAAACCTTATTCACCATTAGAATTAGAAGGAAGAGACTTGTACATCCGCGAAGGCTGTAACTCATGTCACTCACAAATGGTAAGACCTTTCCGTGATGAAGTGATGAGGTTTGACGGTAAAAACGGGCAATATTCAAAAGCAGGAGAATTCGTTTATGACCGACCATTTTTATGGGGATCAAAAAGAACCGGACCAGATTTACACCGGGAAGGAGAAAGAAACCCAGATTCATGGCATTTTAAACATATGTATAACCCAAGAATTACTTCCGCAGGTTCAATTATGCCACGTTTCCCTTGGTTGATTACAAATAAACTGGATCGCTCTCAAATGGTGGATAAAATGAAATTAATGAAAAACAGTTTCGATGTTCCGTACACAAAAGCTGAAATAGATTCAGCCGGAAAATGGGCAGATAATCAATCGAAAGCTATCGTTAAAAGAATTTATTCTGAAGCTACTGATGTAAGAGATCAAGTAGAAAAAGATAAAGTTGCCAAAGGCACTTCATTCGTTCCGCTTGAGCAAAGAGAAATCATAGCAATGATTGCCTATCTGCAAAGATTAGGAACCGATATTAAGACAACGGAGATCAAAACAGCAAGCATAAAGTAA
- a CDS encoding helix-turn-helix domain-containing protein — translation MKICGQNIRKIRRSKDFTQEYMAFEMGISQKAYSDIENSKVKINLDILNKISGILDIKPSDICSISHKCGTNDFEDKYHDLVEYMKKNNIAIPKEYL, via the coding sequence ATGAAGATATGTGGACAAAACATCAGAAAGATTCGAAGGAGTAAAGACTTTACCCAAGAATATATGGCTTTTGAAATGGGGATTTCACAGAAAGCTTATTCCGATATTGAAAATTCTAAAGTGAAGATCAATCTTGATATTTTAAACAAAATTTCAGGAATTTTAGATATAAAACCTTCCGACATCTGTAGTATTTCTCACAAATGCGGAACGAATGATTTTGAAGATAAATATCACGATCTTGTAGAATATATGAAGAAAAATAATATTGCTATTCCAAAAGAGTATTTATAA
- a CDS encoding alkaline phosphatase family protein gives MKKIFLFLALATGLAKAQNNSDHVVLISIDGLRPEFYLNPEWSMVNLRQMMKKGAYANGVRGSFPTVTYPSHTTIVSGVLPAKHGIYYNTPVQPLGITGEWFWFYKDIKVPTIFSIAKEAGLTTAGVSWPVTVGAPITYNLPEYVYLPKNKGEKKDEVKAMSLESTPKELFQEVQDYAVGKFGEYGASLDHAVTDQNKARMAAYILKRYKPAFLALHIAAVDHFEHEEGRDGDKVRSAVVGADVAIKTLIDAATAAGIDENTTFIITGDHGFVDIHSQFNPNVMLAKAGLYDNDKKEDWKAYFQASGGSAFLHLKNPNDKATLTKVNELLNNLPDGYKKLFHVLNKQQIADAQGDPTASLALAAYQGVSFGATATGELLKAADGGTHGYLPTDFKEIQTGFVAFGKNIKQGTVLPLMGQEDIAPLIAQLLHLTMKTDGVLYPGLLKK, from the coding sequence ATGAAAAAAATATTCCTTTTTCTTGCGCTGGCAACGGGATTGGCGAAAGCTCAAAACAATTCCGACCATGTCGTTTTAATAAGTATTGATGGTTTAAGACCTGAGTTTTATCTGAATCCTGAATGGTCTATGGTAAACCTCAGACAAATGATGAAAAAAGGAGCTTATGCCAATGGCGTTCGTGGTTCATTTCCAACCGTTACTTATCCATCGCACACTACCATCGTAAGCGGAGTTTTGCCTGCAAAGCATGGTATTTATTATAATACTCCGGTTCAGCCTTTGGGAATTACGGGAGAATGGTTTTGGTTTTATAAGGATATTAAAGTTCCAACGATTTTCAGTATTGCTAAAGAAGCCGGACTTACTACTGCTGGAGTAAGCTGGCCTGTAACCGTAGGAGCACCAATCACTTACAACTTACCAGAATATGTTTATCTTCCAAAAAATAAAGGTGAGAAAAAGGATGAAGTAAAGGCAATGAGTTTAGAATCAACACCTAAAGAGCTTTTTCAGGAAGTTCAGGATTATGCAGTGGGGAAATTCGGGGAATATGGAGCAAGTTTAGACCATGCAGTAACTGATCAAAATAAAGCAAGGATGGCCGCTTATATTTTAAAGAGATACAAGCCTGCATTTTTAGCGCTTCATATTGCAGCTGTCGATCACTTTGAGCATGAAGAAGGAAGAGATGGCGATAAAGTTCGTTCCGCAGTTGTTGGTGCGGATGTAGCCATCAAAACACTTATCGATGCCGCAACAGCAGCAGGAATTGATGAAAATACAACGTTTATCATCACAGGAGATCACGGATTTGTGGATATCCACTCTCAGTTTAATCCCAATGTTATGCTCGCAAAAGCAGGATTGTACGATAATGATAAAAAAGAAGACTGGAAAGCTTACTTTCAGGCAAGTGGAGGTTCTGCATTTTTACATTTGAAAAATCCTAATGATAAAGCTACGTTAACTAAAGTAAACGAACTTCTCAACAATTTACCTGATGGATACAAAAAACTTTTCCATGTTTTGAATAAGCAACAAATCGCAGATGCTCAAGGAGATCCGACTGCATCATTAGCATTAGCAGCTTATCAAGGAGTGAGTTTTGGAGCAACCGCTACAGGAGAATTATTAAAAGCGGCAGACGGAGGAACTCACGGTTATTTACCAACAGATTTTAAAGAAATTCAAACAGGATTTGTTGCTTTTGGTAAAAATATAAAGCAAGGAACGGTTTTACCTCTAATGGGACAGGAAGATATTGCTCCATTAATTGCACAATTATTACATCTTACAATGAAAACAGACGGAGTTCTATATCCGGGACTATTGAAAAAGTAA
- a CDS encoding amino acid permease, whose amino-acid sequence MNNENKEEQKGSLVRGLTNRHIQLIALGGAIGTGLFLGIGPAAVLAGPSVILGYALAGIIAFFIMRQLGEMVVQEPVSGSFSYFAYKYWGKFPGFASGWNYWILYILVSMAELTAIGHYIHFWWPDIPLWVSSLFFFILINALNLASVKVYGETEFWFSIIKVVAIIAMIIFGIYLLISGTGGSNASVSNLWNDGGFFPKGLFNHSENGYSGLFAAMAMIMFSFGGLELIGITAAEAKSPEKTIPKATNQVIYRILIFYVGALIILFSLSPWREITEGSSPFVMVFQNLNGLEFTMFGKVIQFNVLIANVLNLIVLTAALSVYNSSVYSNSRMLFGLAQQGNAPKFLQKLNKNHVPINAILISSCFAGICIIINKLVPEKAFEYLMALVVSSLIINWLMICYTHLKFRRSKIASGEKTKFPSIFYPISNYICILFLLAILVLMSITGMEIQVILIPIWVAFLFVMYKLYKPKQG is encoded by the coding sequence ATGAACAATGAAAATAAAGAGGAACAAAAAGGTTCTCTTGTCAGAGGGTTAACCAATCGACACATTCAATTAATTGCCCTTGGTGGAGCCATCGGAACAGGATTGTTTCTTGGAATTGGTCCTGCAGCAGTTTTGGCGGGTCCATCCGTTATTTTAGGGTATGCTTTGGCTGGGATTATTGCCTTTTTTATCATGCGTCAACTTGGTGAAATGGTTGTTCAGGAACCGGTTTCAGGAAGTTTCAGTTATTTCGCGTATAAGTATTGGGGGAAATTTCCCGGATTTGCTTCTGGCTGGAATTATTGGATTCTTTACATTCTCGTAAGTATGGCCGAACTTACTGCCATTGGTCATTACATTCATTTTTGGTGGCCTGATATTCCTCTCTGGGTTTCGAGTTTATTCTTTTTTATCTTAATTAATGCTTTAAACTTAGCTTCAGTAAAAGTTTATGGTGAAACAGAATTTTGGTTTTCAATTATAAAAGTAGTAGCCATTATTGCCATGATTATTTTCGGTATTTATTTGTTGATAAGTGGAACAGGAGGTAGTAATGCAAGCGTTTCTAATCTATGGAATGACGGCGGTTTTTTCCCAAAAGGATTATTCAATCACAGTGAAAATGGATATTCAGGGCTCTTTGCGGCAATGGCGATGATCATGTTTTCTTTTGGTGGATTAGAATTAATCGGAATTACCGCTGCGGAAGCAAAAAGTCCCGAAAAAACAATCCCTAAAGCTACTAATCAGGTAATCTATAGGATTCTGATTTTCTATGTTGGAGCTTTGATTATTCTATTTTCTTTGAGTCCGTGGAGAGAAATTACAGAAGGTTCAAGTCCGTTTGTAATGGTTTTTCAAAATTTGAATGGATTGGAATTTACGATGTTTGGAAAAGTCATTCAATTCAATGTTTTGATTGCTAATGTTTTGAATTTAATTGTATTGACAGCAGCATTATCCGTTTACAACAGCAGTGTTTACAGTAATAGCAGAATGCTTTTCGGATTGGCTCAACAAGGAAATGCACCAAAATTTTTACAGAAATTAAATAAAAATCACGTACCAATTAACGCAATCCTTATTTCTTCTTGTTTTGCAGGAATCTGTATTATCATTAATAAATTAGTTCCGGAAAAAGCTTTTGAGTATTTAATGGCTTTGGTGGTTTCATCATTAATTATCAATTGGTTGATGATTTGCTACACGCATTTAAAGTTCAGAAGAAGTAAAATAGCATCGGGAGAAAAAACGAAATTTCCGTCTATATTTTATCCAATCTCCAATTATATCTGCATTTTATTTTTATTGGCTATTTTGGTATTAATGAGTATTACAGGAATGGAAATTCAGGTAATCTTAATTCCGATATGGGTAGCCTTTTTGTTTGTAATGTATAAATTGTACAAGCCTAAACAAGGATAA
- a CDS encoding AMP-binding protein: MVIDFNNLRINNLHSQTEFEKKATFFLEDWLSDSETMKVQTSGSTGTPKVFEIEKKKMLNSAVMTCNFLGLKEDDTALLCLPVEYISGKMMVVRSFERKMKLIVANPSLKPLENLEEEIDFCAMTPLQVENSLDKLHLIKNLIIGGASISENLKDKIFQALKLSNSQTQIFETYGMSETLSHIALKQLIPQAEEYFTAFENVSVTKDERGCLRIWAPNVNAEVLETNDLVEIKDENKFRFLGRIDNVINSGGAKIFPEELEALVKKEISNEVVFLGLNDESLGQKLILVIEGEESNDLLEKIHQIPFEKNFHKPKEIIFINEIPRTPNGKVNRTELKNIL, encoded by the coding sequence ATGGTGATAGACTTCAATAATCTCAGAATTAACAATTTACATTCGCAGACGGAATTTGAAAAGAAAGCGACTTTTTTTTTAGAAGATTGGCTGTCGGATTCTGAAACAATGAAAGTACAGACTTCAGGTTCTACAGGAACTCCGAAAGTTTTCGAAATTGAAAAAAAAAAGATGCTCAATTCTGCCGTGATGACCTGCAATTTTTTAGGTTTAAAAGAAGACGACACTGCATTATTGTGTCTTCCCGTAGAATATATTTCTGGGAAAATGATGGTGGTTAGATCTTTTGAAAGAAAAATGAAGCTGATTGTTGCCAATCCATCCTTAAAACCGCTTGAAAATTTAGAAGAAGAAATAGATTTCTGTGCAATGACGCCTTTACAGGTTGAAAATTCATTAGACAAGCTTCATTTAATTAAAAATCTAATTATTGGCGGTGCTTCGATCTCCGAAAATCTGAAAGATAAAATTTTTCAGGCTCTCAAACTTTCAAATTCTCAAACTCAAATATTTGAAACGTATGGAATGTCGGAAACACTGTCTCATATTGCACTGAAGCAATTGATTCCACAGGCAGAGGAGTACTTTACAGCCTTTGAAAATGTTTCTGTTACGAAAGATGAAAGAGGGTGTTTGAGGATATGGGCGCCTAATGTAAATGCTGAGGTGTTGGAAACTAATGACTTAGTTGAGATTAAGGATGAAAATAAATTTAGGTTTTTAGGGCGAATAGATAATGTAATTAATTCCGGTGGCGCAAAAATTTTTCCTGAAGAATTGGAAGCTTTAGTTAAAAAAGAAATTTCAAATGAAGTAGTATTTTTAGGATTGAATGATGAAAGTTTGGGGCAGAAATTGATATTAGTGATTGAAGGTGAAGAGTCGAATGATTTACTTGAAAAAATACACCAAATTCCATTTGAGAAAAATTTTCACAAGCCAAAAGAGATCATTTTCATTAATGAAATTCCAAGAACGCCGAACGGAAAAGTGAATAGGACAGAATTAAAAAACATATTGTAA
- the arfB gene encoding alternative ribosome rescue aminoacyl-tRNA hydrolase ArfB has translation MKDFTKELNFKTSRSSGAGGQNVNKVETAVTVLWKVDESEFFNERQKNLIQEKLKNRINLEGLLFLTVSESRTQLMNKNKAIEKIIDIVNKALIVPKTRIATKPSRAKKEKRLDTKKKMSEKKENRRFKF, from the coding sequence ATGAAAGATTTCACAAAAGAACTCAATTTCAAAACTTCCCGCAGCAGTGGGGCAGGAGGACAGAACGTCAATAAAGTTGAAACGGCTGTTACCGTACTTTGGAAAGTGGACGAATCTGAATTTTTTAATGAAAGACAAAAAAATTTAATTCAGGAAAAACTAAAAAACAGAATAAATCTAGAAGGACTTTTATTCTTAACCGTTTCTGAAAGCAGAACACAATTAATGAATAAAAACAAAGCGATTGAAAAAATTATAGATATCGTTAATAAAGCTTTAATTGTTCCGAAAACAAGAATCGCCACAAAACCTTCCCGAGCCAAAAAAGAAAAAAGATTAGACACCAAAAAGAAAATGTCTGAAAAGAAAGAAAACAGACGGTTCAAATTTTGA
- a CDS encoding acyloxyacyl hydrolase: MLKKLIALGAFSISLLSFAQQNEPKISVIPSVGYAWRTAKTTPGLTKAEKDYVNGLKSGVNFDISAYYHLKNIVAIGLKFSNYSASSDGFLLGYDMSGMPVSASVTTKDNITFFGPALMISNFSEATRHKMYVDMGLGVISYSTKTGNVKGTGSNLGAELNFAYQYQISKNFLIGPKVGLTAGTLNKMKFNGQTIEFGEDQKEGLHRVSLSAAATFRF, from the coding sequence ATGTTAAAAAAACTAATAGCCTTAGGAGCTTTTTCAATTTCTCTACTTTCTTTTGCCCAGCAAAATGAACCGAAAATTTCAGTTATTCCTTCTGTAGGATATGCATGGAGAACCGCAAAAACAACACCTGGTTTGACTAAAGCGGAAAAAGATTATGTTAATGGCCTAAAAAGCGGAGTGAATTTCGATATTTCTGCCTATTATCATTTAAAAAACATTGTAGCAATTGGATTGAAATTTTCTAATTACAGTGCATCAAGCGATGGATTTCTTTTAGGATATGATATGAGCGGAATGCCTGTTTCTGCGTCCGTTACTACTAAAGACAATATCACTTTCTTTGGTCCTGCTTTGATGATCTCAAACTTCAGCGAAGCAACGAGACATAAAATGTACGTTGATATGGGATTAGGAGTAATTTCATATTCAACAAAAACAGGAAATGTAAAAGGAACAGGTTCTAATTTAGGGGCAGAGCTTAATTTTGCATATCAATACCAAATTTCCAAGAACTTTTTAATTGGTCCAAAAGTAGGACTAACAGCCGGAACACTGAATAAAATGAAGTTCAACGGACAGACAATTGAGTTCGGAGAAGATCAAAAAGAAGGCTTACACAGAGTTTCTTTAAGTGCTGCCGCTACATTCCGTTTTTAA
- a CDS encoding deoxyhypusine synthase family protein, which produces MSKPITEFIEKYYLHFNAAALVDASKGYVAHLKDGGKMMITLAGAMSTAELGKILAEMIRQGKVDFISCTGANLEEDLMNLVAHSHYERVPHYRDLTAQDEWALLERGLNRVTDTCIPEEEAFRRLQKHIVEIWKDAEAKGERYFPHEYMYKMILSGVLEQYYEIPRENSWMIAAAEANLPIVVPGWEDSTMGNIFTSYCIKGELQFSTMKSGIEYMAYLADWYTKNSGGKGVGFFQIGGGIAGDFPICVVPMLYQDMEMHDIPFWSYFCQISDSTTSYGSYSGAVPNEKITWGKLDITTPKYIVESDATICAPLMFSYILENS; this is translated from the coding sequence ATGAGCAAACCGATTACTGAATTTATAGAGAAATATTACCTGCACTTCAATGCAGCTGCATTGGTAGACGCATCTAAAGGGTATGTTGCACATCTTAAAGATGGTGGAAAAATGATGATTACTTTGGCGGGGGCAATGTCAACTGCTGAATTAGGGAAAATTCTTGCTGAAATGATCCGTCAGGGAAAAGTAGATTTTATCTCTTGTACCGGAGCGAATCTTGAAGAAGATCTAATGAATTTGGTGGCACATTCTCACTACGAAAGAGTTCCGCATTACAGAGATCTTACGGCTCAGGACGAGTGGGCTCTTTTAGAAAGAGGATTGAACAGAGTTACAGATACTTGTATTCCTGAAGAAGAGGCTTTCAGAAGATTGCAAAAACACATCGTTGAGATCTGGAAAGATGCTGAAGCGAAAGGAGAAAGATATTTCCCGCACGAATATATGTATAAAATGATCCTTTCAGGAGTGTTGGAGCAGTATTACGAAATTCCTAGAGAAAACTCTTGGATGATCGCCGCTGCAGAAGCAAATTTACCAATTGTAGTTCCGGGATGGGAAGATTCTACAATGGGTAACATCTTCACTTCTTACTGTATCAAAGGAGAATTACAGTTTTCTACAATGAAATCTGGGATCGAATACATGGCTTATTTAGCAGATTGGTACACTAAAAACTCAGGTGGAAAAGGGGTAGGATTCTTCCAAATTGGTGGAGGTATCGCAGGAGATTTCCCAATCTGTGTAGTTCCGATGTTGTATCAGGATATGGAAATGCATGACATTCCGTTCTGGTCTTATTTCTGTCAGATCTCTGATTCTACGACGTCTTACGGTTCGTATTCAGGAGCTGTTCCGAATGAGAAAATTACTTGGGGTAAATTAGATATCACAACACCGAAATATATCGTTGAAAGTGATGCAACGATCTGTGCACCATTGATGTTCTCTTACATCTTAGAAAATTCATAA
- a CDS encoding MGMT family protein, whose amino-acid sequence MDEIFKQQVWEITKLVPKGRVTSYGAIAKAVGYPNHSRHVGKAMGGCPKDVPAHRVISSSGTLSVPEFQVRLEAEGIEVENFRIKNFKKLFWNPLDEL is encoded by the coding sequence ATGGACGAAATATTCAAACAACAAGTCTGGGAAATTACCAAACTCGTTCCAAAAGGAAGAGTAACAAGCTACGGAGCTATTGCAAAAGCAGTCGGCTACCCGAATCATTCCCGTCATGTCGGAAAAGCAATGGGAGGGTGCCCGAAAGATGTTCCGGCTCATCGTGTTATTTCGAGCTCAGGAACTTTATCCGTTCCGGAATTTCAAGTCAGATTAGAAGCAGAAGGAATTGAGGTGGAGAATTTCAGAATTAAAAATTTCAAGAAGCTTTTTTGGAATCCTTTGGACGAATTATAG
- a CDS encoding alpha/beta hydrolase, with protein sequence MKTKLLSTILFLLTICLSKAQMDDKFYQPSKEMKPLEFSNPQFIAFPVENDTITAVVLKPQTNNIKKTILFFHGANGNVSTYQYITKPLVDNGFQVVMIDFRGYGKSTGKPTHVNVAADGQKILDFLLGKPEIKNTKIYIYGASLGSQIAAHLARENKDKISGLIIDGGMSSFADIAAVHAPQYKDFINQMLQNVYSAKEDIKFTNGLPKLFIYSKNDKTIPFSQGQEIFDNASEPKQFLENISDHIQGLKDEPKEILKAIDNL encoded by the coding sequence ATGAAAACAAAACTGCTATCTACCATACTTTTCTTACTTACAATTTGCTTATCAAAAGCTCAAATGGATGATAAATTTTATCAGCCGAGTAAAGAAATGAAGCCATTAGAATTTTCAAATCCACAATTTATTGCGTTTCCTGTAGAAAATGATACGATTACGGCTGTAGTTTTAAAGCCTCAAACCAATAATATAAAAAAGACAATTTTGTTTTTCCACGGTGCGAATGGAAACGTATCAACCTATCAATATATTACAAAGCCATTGGTGGATAATGGTTTTCAAGTCGTAATGATAGATTTTAGAGGGTATGGAAAATCAACAGGAAAACCTACTCACGTTAACGTAGCAGCAGACGGACAAAAAATACTTGATTTTTTACTAGGCAAACCTGAGATCAAAAACACTAAAATATATATTTACGGAGCTTCATTAGGTTCTCAGATTGCGGCTCATTTGGCAAGAGAAAATAAAGATAAAATATCAGGATTGATTATAGATGGTGGGATGTCATCATTTGCAGATATCGCGGCGGTTCATGCTCCGCAATACAAAGATTTTATCAACCAAATGTTGCAAAACGTTTATTCGGCAAAAGAAGATATAAAATTTACAAATGGGCTTCCTAAGCTATTTATCTACAGCAAAAATGATAAAACAATTCCTTTTTCTCAAGGACAGGAAATTTTTGATAATGCTTCGGAACCTAAACAATTTCTTGAAAACATATCAGATCATATTCAAGGCTTGAAAGATGAGCCTAAAGAGATTTTAAAGGCGATTGATAATTTATAA